One genomic region from Amycolatopsis sp. FBCC-B4732 encodes:
- a CDS encoding helix-turn-helix domain-containing protein, whose product MSLRRVLALPGWAEHVRLLAGAAGLDRPLATVQATLDASRTPVAGELTVVVRPVAGTDWQIDALLRRCADAGAAAVLLPGAAPLTASRLLADRLAVPLLGTGAPPLDLLVEARLMLAAPELDRAELLLATHRALGDRLRPPEEVVAVLGRLLRSPVAVLDDRGAPLAGEVAGRVRLDEPVPQRTELDDGVLLAHPVLLQRPALWLAAELRGTEAARADVVPPALAVAAGVLQRWLLANRLELERDARSRTALLGDLLRLDTEPGADLRRRVADAGWRLGGWHVGLHIGVPAAVDTVARTQDVVRALRAGDVEAVVVEHGDGWTGWVTFDHEPTAARVRSLATRLQAAHRTLRLGAHMGVGRPHARPEGLAATVAEARDAARLAVTRPETGHFLHVDQLGMAQLLLEWTRTDTFEPAARALIAPLLDAPGDLVRTLAAYLDAESSLAETATVLGVHRNTVAARVARISQLLGVDLSRPDERLALHLASRAVTLE is encoded by the coding sequence GTGAGCCTGCGGCGGGTGCTCGCGTTGCCCGGCTGGGCCGAGCACGTCCGGTTGCTCGCCGGTGCGGCCGGGCTCGACCGTCCACTCGCGACGGTTCAGGCCACTTTGGATGCTTCGCGGACGCCGGTGGCGGGGGAGCTGACCGTCGTCGTCCGGCCGGTCGCCGGGACCGACTGGCAGATCGACGCGCTCCTGCGCCGGTGCGCCGACGCCGGGGCGGCCGCCGTGCTGCTGCCCGGTGCCGCGCCGCTCACCGCGTCACGGCTGCTCGCCGACCGGCTCGCGGTTCCGTTGCTGGGTACCGGTGCGCCGCCGCTGGACCTGCTCGTCGAGGCCCGGCTCATGCTCGCCGCGCCCGAACTGGACCGCGCCGAACTGCTGCTGGCCACCCACCGCGCGCTCGGCGACCGGCTGCGCCCGCCCGAAGAGGTCGTCGCGGTGCTGGGGCGGCTGCTGCGCTCGCCGGTCGCCGTGCTCGACGACCGCGGGGCGCCGCTGGCCGGTGAGGTCGCCGGGCGCGTCCGGCTCGACGAGCCGGTCCCGCAGCGAACCGAGCTCGACGACGGCGTGCTGCTGGCCCACCCGGTGCTGCTGCAGCGGCCGGCGCTGTGGCTGGCGGCCGAGCTGCGGGGAACCGAAGCCGCACGGGCCGACGTCGTCCCACCCGCGCTCGCAGTGGCGGCCGGGGTGCTGCAGCGCTGGCTGCTGGCCAACCGGCTGGAACTGGAACGGGATGCGCGCTCGCGCACAGCGTTGCTCGGCGACCTGCTGCGCCTGGACACCGAGCCCGGCGCGGACCTGCGCCGCCGCGTCGCGGACGCCGGTTGGCGGCTCGGCGGCTGGCACGTCGGGCTGCACATCGGCGTGCCGGCGGCGGTCGACACGGTGGCCCGCACCCAGGACGTCGTGCGGGCGCTGCGGGCCGGCGACGTCGAGGCGGTGGTCGTCGAGCACGGCGACGGCTGGACCGGCTGGGTCACCTTCGACCACGAGCCGACCGCGGCGCGGGTGCGCTCGCTGGCGACCCGGCTGCAGGCGGCGCACCGCACGCTGCGCCTGGGCGCGCACATGGGCGTCGGCCGGCCGCACGCGCGCCCGGAAGGCCTCGCGGCGACGGTCGCGGAAGCCCGCGACGCGGCCCGGCTCGCCGTGACCCGGCCGGAAACCGGGCACTTCCTGCACGTCGACCAGCTCGGCATGGCCCAGCTGCTGCTGGAGTGGACCCGCACGGACACGTTCGAGCCGGCCGCGCGGGCCCTGATCGCCCCACTGCTGGACGCCCCGGGCGACCTGGTCCGCACCCTGGCGGCCTACCTGGACGCGGAGTCGTCCCTCGCCGAGACGGCCACGGTGCTGGGCGTGCACCGCAACACCGTGGCCGCGCGGGTGGCGCGGATTTCGCAGCTGCTCGGCGTCGACCTGTCCCGCCCGGACGAGAGGCTGGCGCTGCACCTCGCGTCCCGGGCGGTGACGTTGGAGTGA
- a CDS encoding WXG100 family type VII secretion target, whose product MGDDYQSKDVSLHGSELFNSDNASAGAGFFEAAIGLDKAVKDNDKVAIGIGSAGMALETIGLVLDPIGSLLTAGIGWLIEHITILRWPLDILMGDPIGIAAASEALSAQKKKLEEWSTQHQQALDTLLKEWSGNAADQFKKDMDAVTEQLGSLGWYLDQAGKNMKIAGGIVGAFRGILRDLIAMLLATIIKGALIAAALAPVTFGASIAIFIGTTIGTVATALGKIGAKLAQLAKKLGDLLQALTKMGKAGDDLAAAKPPAGSLTPTPTPKPTPKPDATPTPKPDPKPSSATPEPKPDPTPDPKPEPKPDTTPSSATPEPKPEPKPDTTPSSATPEPKPEPKPEPAPSSSSATPEPKPEPKPDTTPEPKPEPKPEPAPSSSSATPEPKPEPKPDTTPEPKPEPKPEPAPSSSSATPEPKPEPKPDTTPEPKPEPKPEPAPSSSSATPEPKPDPKPDTTPEPKPDPAPAPTPDPKPHKPFTDQMTDVIKNKLSQVDGVTPEIMQKFDKISNFSVHELGKLFGKEGAEKFESAIKVMTDPWFGKSGLAGKTVVDMIKGVPASIGNVTGGGDDS is encoded by the coding sequence GTGGGCGACGACTACCAGAGCAAGGACGTCAGCCTCCACGGCTCCGAACTGTTCAACAGCGACAACGCCTCGGCCGGCGCGGGCTTCTTCGAAGCGGCGATCGGCCTGGACAAAGCCGTGAAGGACAACGACAAGGTCGCGATCGGCATCGGCTCCGCGGGCATGGCGCTGGAGACGATCGGCCTCGTGCTCGACCCGATCGGCAGCCTCCTCACGGCCGGGATCGGCTGGCTCATCGAGCACATCACGATCCTCCGCTGGCCGCTGGACATCCTGATGGGCGACCCGATCGGCATCGCGGCGGCCAGTGAAGCGCTTTCCGCGCAGAAGAAGAAGCTCGAGGAGTGGTCGACGCAGCACCAGCAGGCGCTCGACACGCTGCTCAAGGAGTGGAGCGGCAACGCCGCGGACCAGTTCAAGAAGGACATGGACGCGGTCACCGAGCAGCTGGGCTCCCTCGGCTGGTACCTCGACCAGGCCGGCAAGAACATGAAGATCGCGGGCGGCATCGTCGGCGCCTTCCGCGGCATCCTGCGCGACCTGATCGCGATGCTCCTCGCGACGATCATCAAGGGCGCCCTGATCGCGGCGGCCCTGGCCCCGGTGACGTTCGGCGCGTCGATCGCCATCTTCATCGGCACGACGATCGGCACGGTGGCCACGGCCCTGGGCAAGATCGGCGCGAAGCTGGCCCAGCTGGCGAAGAAGCTCGGCGACCTGCTCCAGGCCCTGACGAAGATGGGCAAGGCAGGCGACGACTTGGCGGCGGCAAAGCCCCCGGCGGGCAGCCTGACCCCGACACCGACCCCGAAGCCCACCCCGAAGCCGGACGCGACCCCGACGCCGAAGCCGGACCCGAAACCCTCTTCGGCGACGCCGGAACCCAAGCCGGACCCGACGCCGGACCCCAAGCCCGAGCCGAAACCGGACACCACTCCGTCCTCGGCCACGCCGGAACCGAAGCCCGAGCCCAAGCCGGACACCACCCCGTCCTCGGCCACGCCGGAACCGAAGCCCGAGCCGAAACCGGAACCCGCGCCGTCCTCATCCTCGGCAACCCCGGAACCCAAGCCCGAGCCCAAGCCGGACACCACACCCGAACCCAAGCCCGAACCGAAACCCGAGCCCGCGCCGTCCTCATCCTCGGCAACCCCGGAACCCAAGCCCGAGCCCAAGCCGGACACCACACCCGAACCCAAGCCCGAACCGAAACCGGAACCCGCGCCGTCCTCATCCTCGGCAACCCCGGAACCCAAACCCGAGCCCAAGCCCGACACCACACCCGAACCCAAGCCCGAACCGAAACCCGAGCCCGCGCCGTCCTCATCCTCGGCAACCCCGGAACCCAAACCCGACCCCAAACCCGACACCACGCCCGAACCGAAGCCGGACCCGGCGCCCGCCCCCACCCCGGATCCCAAGCCGCACAAGCCGTTCACCGATCAGATGACCGACGTCATCAAGAACAAGCTGTCCCAAGTGGACGGTGTGACGCCGGAGATCATGCAGAAGTTCGACAAGATCAGCAACTTCTCCGTGCACGAGCTCGGCAAGCTCTTCGGCAAGGAAGGCGCCGAGAAGTTCGAGTCGGCGATCAAGGTCATGACCGACCCGTGGTTCGGGAAGTCGGGCCTCGCGGGCAAGACCGTCGTCGACATGATCAAGGGCGTGCCGGCCAGCATCGGCAACGTCACCGGCGGCGGGGACGACAGCTAG
- a CDS encoding YbaB/EbfC family nucleoid-associated protein has protein sequence MQPNLGPGEDFQLLLERQVREMQTKAAALTEAISAAGATVRTRDGAVTVTLAPNGALTNLELGHRACELGPARLTATIMGAVRDAQRQTARAVADSFATINGDGESTDMVRSFLPPDPPPDGDFAAPEPPETTPPPAPPAPPRPPAPPAPPSAPRRRPPADDHFDDESNPW, from the coding sequence GTGCAACCGAACCTGGGGCCAGGTGAAGACTTCCAGCTGCTGCTCGAACGGCAGGTCCGGGAGATGCAGACGAAGGCCGCGGCGCTGACCGAAGCGATTTCCGCGGCCGGGGCGACGGTCCGCACCCGCGACGGCGCGGTCACCGTGACGCTCGCCCCGAACGGCGCCCTGACGAACCTCGAGCTCGGCCACCGCGCGTGCGAACTGGGTCCGGCGCGGCTGACCGCGACGATCATGGGCGCGGTGCGCGACGCGCAGCGCCAGACCGCCCGCGCCGTCGCCGACTCCTTCGCGACCATCAACGGCGACGGCGAGTCGACCGACATGGTCCGCTCCTTCCTGCCCCCGGATCCGCCGCCGGACGGCGACTTCGCGGCGCCGGAGCCCCCCGAAACCACCCCGCCGCCGGCCCCGCCCGCGCCGCCGCGTCCGCCGGCTCCGCCCGCACCGCCGTCCGCCCCGCGTCGCCGTCCCCCGGCCGACGACCACTTCGACGACGAATCGAACCCCTGGTGA
- a CDS encoding aldo/keto reductase, producing the protein MTELDDYRPLGRSGLRVSPLALGALTFGSGPHCADDDTARAVFRAYTGRGGNFVDTADNYSAGRSEELVGEFLRDVGRDDVVLATKYSGPGFDGGKPLSDPRRRSNGRKNMVASLEASLRRLGVDHVDLYWLHIWDGFTPAEEVMAAFGDLVRAGKVRAVGLSDVPAWYATKAAMLGGPPVTALQLEYSLIERAIEAEFVPLAREFGIAVQPWGAIGGGFLSGKYTRDGGGEGRLAEGAPYRSAAETRWAVLDVVREVAAEVDATPAQVALHWVTRRPSMPAPLIGARSPGQLAETLGALALEVSDAHLDRLTGASAPELPFPHGILARLNAGLPG; encoded by the coding sequence ATGACCGAACTGGACGACTACCGGCCGCTGGGCCGCTCCGGGCTGCGCGTCTCGCCGCTGGCGCTGGGCGCGCTGACCTTCGGCTCCGGCCCGCACTGCGCCGACGACGACACCGCCCGCGCGGTCTTCCGCGCCTACACCGGGCGCGGTGGCAACTTCGTCGACACCGCCGACAACTACAGCGCCGGCCGCAGCGAGGAGCTCGTCGGCGAGTTCCTCCGCGACGTCGGCCGCGACGACGTCGTGCTCGCCACCAAGTACTCCGGGCCCGGCTTCGACGGCGGGAAACCGCTTTCCGACCCCCGCCGCCGCAGCAACGGCCGCAAGAACATGGTCGCATCGCTGGAGGCGTCGCTGCGGCGGCTCGGCGTCGACCACGTCGACCTGTACTGGCTGCACATCTGGGACGGCTTCACCCCGGCCGAAGAGGTCATGGCGGCGTTCGGCGACCTCGTGCGCGCCGGCAAGGTCCGCGCCGTGGGCCTCAGCGACGTCCCGGCGTGGTACGCGACGAAGGCGGCGATGCTCGGCGGCCCGCCGGTGACGGCGCTGCAGCTGGAGTACTCCCTGATCGAGCGCGCGATCGAGGCCGAGTTCGTGCCGCTGGCGCGGGAGTTCGGCATCGCGGTCCAGCCGTGGGGCGCGATCGGCGGCGGGTTCCTGTCCGGCAAGTACACCCGCGACGGCGGCGGGGAAGGCCGGCTCGCCGAAGGCGCGCCCTACCGGTCCGCGGCGGAGACCCGCTGGGCGGTGCTGGACGTCGTCCGCGAAGTCGCGGCCGAGGTGGACGCGACTCCGGCCCAGGTGGCGCTGCACTGGGTGACGCGCCGCCCGTCGATGCCGGCGCCGCTGATCGGCGCCCGGTCACCCGGGCAGCTCGCCGAAACCCTGGGCGCGCTGGCGCTGGAGGTGAGTGACGCCCACCTCGACCGGCTGACCGGGGCGAGCGCGCCGGAACTGCCGTTCCCGCACGGCATCCTGGCCCGGCTCAACGCCGGGCTGCCGGGCTAG
- a CDS encoding response regulator transcription factor: MATVLLVEDDPTIRTAVLRALTERGHAVTSAPTAMAGLQAAVTDRPDVVLLDLGLPDLDGREVLRMVRAVSAVPIIVVTARGAEEEIVRLLDAGADDYVVKPFGGAQLDARIRAVLRRSEPEETTAPVVVGGLSVDARTRQASLEGEPLDLTPREFDLLHYLASRAGTVVSKRELLTDVWKLPYAGADKTVDVHLSWLRRKLGETAQEPRYLHTVRRVGVRLAEPGAGA; the protein is encoded by the coding sequence ATGGCGACCGTGCTGCTCGTCGAGGACGACCCGACCATCCGCACGGCCGTGCTGCGCGCGCTGACCGAGCGCGGGCACGCCGTGACGTCCGCGCCGACCGCGATGGCCGGGCTCCAGGCCGCCGTCACCGACCGGCCCGACGTCGTGCTGCTCGACCTGGGCCTGCCCGACCTCGACGGCCGTGAGGTACTGCGGATGGTCCGGGCGGTCAGCGCCGTGCCGATCATCGTGGTCACCGCCCGCGGCGCCGAGGAGGAGATCGTCCGGCTGCTCGACGCGGGCGCCGACGACTACGTGGTCAAGCCCTTCGGCGGCGCCCAGCTCGACGCCCGGATCCGCGCCGTGCTGCGGCGCAGCGAGCCGGAGGAGACGACGGCCCCGGTGGTGGTCGGCGGCCTGAGCGTGGACGCGCGGACCCGGCAGGCGTCCCTCGAGGGCGAGCCGCTCGACCTCACCCCGCGCGAGTTCGACCTCCTGCACTACCTCGCGAGCCGGGCGGGGACCGTGGTGAGCAAGCGCGAGCTGCTCACCGACGTCTGGAAGCTGCCCTACGCCGGCGCCGACAAGACCGTCGACGTCCACCTGTCGTGGCTGCGGCGCAAGCTCGGCGAGACCGCGCAGGAACCGCGGTACCTGCACACCGTGCGGCGGGTCGGCGTCCGGCTGGCCGAGCCGGGGGCCGGCGCGTGA
- a CDS encoding HAMP domain-containing sensor histidine kinase, with translation MRKRLAVLVAAAMSLVLVAFLVPLAILLQSVTADRAVTAATAKAQSLTSLVATAGTAALRPAVDQLNTTAGHPVTVFLPDGTVLGAPGPRTPGVMLAAAQGSSLTVEGDDGREILVAVQGLPRGTAVVRAFVDRAELTRGLGAAWLVLAGLGVLLLALGVFVADRLARSIVRPVHELAAVSRRLADGDLDARARPGGPGEVRSVAAALNLLAARIRDLVRQEREAVADISHRLRTPLTVLRLDAEALRDPEEADRITGHAESLERQVTALIDQARARDAAPGACDAALVVRERADFWAVLAQDQDRAVTVAIDPGPLPVAVGEPELAACLDALLGNVFAHTPEGTAYAIRLSAAPAGARLEVSDEGPGFDEVPRGESGAGSTGLGLDIARQTARASGGTFSVTRARPHGVRIALELGAALGMP, from the coding sequence GTGAGGAAGCGGCTCGCCGTCCTCGTCGCCGCCGCGATGAGCCTGGTGCTGGTGGCGTTCCTGGTGCCGCTGGCGATCCTGCTGCAGTCGGTCACCGCGGACCGCGCGGTCACCGCCGCCACGGCGAAGGCCCAGTCCCTGACGTCCCTCGTGGCGACGGCGGGGACGGCGGCGCTGCGGCCCGCGGTCGACCAGCTCAACACGACCGCGGGCCACCCGGTGACCGTTTTCCTGCCGGACGGCACGGTGCTCGGCGCGCCCGGCCCGCGCACGCCGGGGGTCATGCTGGCCGCGGCCCAGGGCAGCAGCCTGACCGTCGAAGGCGACGACGGTCGGGAGATCCTGGTCGCCGTCCAGGGTCTGCCGCGGGGGACCGCCGTCGTGCGGGCCTTCGTGGACCGGGCGGAGCTGACCCGCGGGCTGGGCGCGGCCTGGCTGGTCCTGGCCGGGCTGGGGGTGCTGTTGCTGGCGCTCGGGGTGTTCGTCGCCGACCGGCTGGCGCGCTCGATCGTGCGACCGGTCCACGAGCTCGCGGCGGTTTCGCGCCGGCTCGCCGACGGCGACCTCGATGCCCGCGCGCGGCCCGGCGGCCCGGGGGAGGTGCGGTCGGTCGCGGCCGCGTTGAACCTCCTGGCCGCCCGGATCCGCGACCTGGTCCGGCAGGAACGCGAAGCCGTGGCCGACATCTCGCACCGCCTGCGGACGCCGTTGACCGTGCTGCGGCTGGACGCCGAGGCGTTGCGCGACCCCGAGGAAGCGGACCGGATCACCGGCCACGCCGAAAGCCTGGAGCGCCAGGTGACCGCGCTCATCGACCAGGCGCGGGCGCGGGACGCGGCGCCGGGGGCGTGCGACGCGGCGCTGGTCGTCCGCGAACGGGCGGACTTCTGGGCGGTGCTGGCCCAGGACCAGGACCGCGCGGTGACGGTGGCGATCGACCCGGGCCCGCTGCCGGTCGCGGTCGGCGAGCCCGAGCTGGCCGCGTGCCTGGACGCGTTGCTGGGCAACGTCTTCGCGCACACCCCCGAGGGAACGGCCTACGCGATCCGGCTGTCGGCGGCGCCCGCGGGCGCCCGCCTGGAGGTCTCGGACGAGGGCCCGGGCTTCGACGAGGTCCCGCGCGGCGAGAGCGGCGCCGGTTCGACCGGGCTCGGGCTCGACATCGCCCGCCAGACGGCGCGGGCGTCCGGCGGGACGTTCAGCGTGACCCGCGCGCGGCCGCACGGCGTCCGGATCGCACTGGAACTCGGCGCGGCGTTAGGGATGCCTTAA
- a CDS encoding glucodextranase DOMON-like domain-containing protein, whose protein sequence is MTRSTWSVVVCAVLAAPLLSVPMAAAAPAPGPGAVSHFGLARKDCLGTARNTQSKAWFTVAGGVLSDVYAPVIDNTNVESLQFAVTDGRTFTDLQARDMTYTVRTSAGGMACEVTSTPRSGKYRLVTEYLADPARTGVLIRTRLDPLRGSGGDLKVYVRYDASINGNGGGGPANGGGDTATVDAATSALVSADANTVSSAPARDYGTPLAAALRADRRFLATSSGFAGTAGDGLAQLDRDHRLTDTTSSAANGNVVQTAQLDLQPRRPAVLALGFGADARAAVATAGASLRTPFDQSRRQYAREWRDYDNGLIPVRGKDSENSAAYFQSVNVLKASEDKTFPGAVVASLGSPWGQAVSAGDAPGGKPVYFGSYREIFARDLYESFSGLLAAGDRETARASVRWLFTRQQQPDGRFPRNSMLNGKKAPDSGGDQLDESAYPILMALQAGLDRDRTLYTGHIRAAADFVVAHGPAFGSERWEEQGGYSPSTIAAEIAGLVAAGVIADRNGDPARANVYRATADHFQRSIKGWTVTSTGPYGGRYFLRLTKNGDPNSEWIYNLGNGSVDADQRAVVDAGFLELPRLGVLPANDPDVAASLAVVDRVIKKDTPAGPGWYRYGTSAAGSEDGYGDCYEPDPTNCGPTGAPWPSTNTGSGHLWPVLAGERGEHAVQTGDRAGAAALLRAMRAQTGGTGLIPEQIWENPALPASPYGSDPRTASIGFTPGQSVGSVAPLSWAQSQSVRLTRALDDGRLPEQPAEVRARYVSHAPPAALAVTLDAPASVSAATAEVTGTAPAGSRVDLAVSATDAGTTTVLSTRASAAGTFRATVPTPLGANVVTAAATGAGTGYAQKTISSDFVTGTVLLDTADPDGDDNGPGTFTYPTAGDFHAGAFDLQRFQVIDSGANLVFRAQVRDLSPTFGSPLGAQLLTIYAHDPAATATSTAPPFPSRAYAIAPQDAWSRRLEVQGFAEPALVDASGASLASPSVQASQATRYITISVAKAAFGTPSAGWTFAVVLTGQDGNSPDQARPFTPTAGQYTFGLCAAGGTAPVCAADPATAPKAFDVLTPAGVEQAVELDPTRGPVQVRGVPVG, encoded by the coding sequence ATGACTCGGTCGACGTGGTCCGTGGTGGTGTGCGCGGTGCTGGCCGCGCCCCTGCTGTCCGTTCCGATGGCCGCCGCGGCACCCGCACCGGGGCCCGGTGCGGTCTCGCACTTCGGCCTGGCCCGCAAGGACTGCCTGGGCACCGCGCGGAACACGCAGAGCAAGGCGTGGTTCACGGTGGCGGGCGGCGTGCTGTCCGACGTCTACGCGCCGGTGATCGACAACACGAACGTCGAGTCGCTGCAGTTCGCCGTCACCGACGGGCGCACGTTCACCGACCTGCAGGCGCGCGACATGACCTACACGGTCCGCACGAGCGCGGGCGGGATGGCCTGCGAGGTGACGTCGACCCCGCGCAGCGGGAAGTACCGGCTGGTCACCGAGTACCTGGCCGATCCGGCCCGGACCGGCGTGCTGATCCGCACCCGGCTGGATCCGCTGCGCGGCTCCGGCGGTGACCTCAAGGTCTACGTCCGCTACGACGCGAGCATCAACGGCAACGGCGGGGGTGGCCCGGCGAACGGCGGCGGGGACACCGCGACCGTCGACGCGGCGACGAGCGCGCTGGTCAGCGCCGACGCGAACACGGTTTCCAGCGCCCCGGCCCGTGACTACGGCACGCCGCTGGCCGCCGCGCTGCGCGCCGACCGCCGGTTCCTGGCGACGTCCAGCGGCTTCGCCGGCACCGCGGGCGACGGGCTCGCGCAGCTCGACCGCGACCACCGGCTCACCGACACGACGTCGTCGGCGGCGAACGGGAACGTGGTGCAGACCGCGCAGCTGGACCTGCAGCCACGCCGGCCCGCCGTGCTGGCGCTCGGGTTCGGCGCGGACGCGCGGGCCGCCGTCGCCACTGCCGGGGCGAGCCTGCGCACGCCGTTCGACCAGAGCCGGCGCCAGTACGCGCGTGAGTGGCGGGACTACGACAACGGGCTGATCCCGGTGCGCGGCAAGGACTCCGAAAACTCCGCTGCCTACTTCCAGTCGGTCAACGTGCTGAAGGCCAGTGAGGACAAGACGTTCCCGGGCGCGGTGGTCGCGTCGCTCGGCAGCCCGTGGGGCCAGGCGGTCTCCGCGGGCGACGCGCCCGGCGGCAAACCCGTGTACTTCGGTTCCTACCGCGAGATCTTCGCCCGCGACCTCTACGAAAGCTTCTCCGGCCTGCTCGCCGCCGGCGACCGCGAGACGGCGCGGGCGAGCGTGCGCTGGCTGTTCACCCGCCAGCAGCAGCCGGACGGCCGGTTCCCGCGCAACTCCATGCTCAACGGCAAGAAGGCGCCCGACTCCGGTGGCGACCAGCTCGACGAGAGCGCGTACCCGATCCTGATGGCGCTGCAGGCCGGCCTCGACCGCGACCGCACGCTCTACACCGGCCACATCCGGGCGGCGGCGGACTTCGTCGTCGCGCACGGGCCGGCGTTCGGTTCGGAGCGCTGGGAAGAACAGGGCGGCTACTCCCCCTCGACCATCGCCGCCGAGATCGCCGGGCTCGTCGCCGCGGGCGTGATCGCCGACCGCAACGGCGACCCGGCGCGCGCGAACGTCTACCGGGCCACCGCGGACCACTTCCAGCGCAGCATCAAGGGCTGGACCGTGACGTCGACCGGCCCGTACGGCGGCCGGTACTTCCTGCGGCTGACCAAGAACGGCGATCCGAACTCGGAGTGGATCTACAACCTCGGCAACGGTTCGGTCGACGCCGACCAGCGTGCGGTCGTCGACGCCGGGTTTCTCGAGCTGCCGCGTCTCGGCGTGCTGCCCGCGAACGACCCGGACGTCGCCGCTTCGCTCGCCGTCGTGGACCGCGTGATCAAAAAGGACACTCCCGCCGGGCCGGGCTGGTACCGCTACGGCACTTCGGCGGCGGGCAGCGAAGACGGTTACGGCGACTGCTACGAGCCGGACCCGACGAACTGCGGCCCGACCGGGGCGCCGTGGCCGTCGACGAACACCGGGTCGGGGCACCTGTGGCCGGTGCTCGCCGGGGAACGCGGCGAGCACGCCGTGCAGACCGGCGACCGGGCGGGCGCGGCGGCGCTGCTGCGCGCGATGCGGGCGCAGACCGGCGGCACCGGGCTGATCCCCGAGCAGATCTGGGAAAACCCGGCGCTGCCCGCGTCGCCGTACGGGTCGGACCCGCGGACGGCGTCGATCGGCTTCACCCCGGGGCAGTCCGTCGGCTCGGTGGCGCCGCTGAGCTGGGCGCAGTCGCAGTCGGTGCGGCTGACCAGGGCGCTCGACGACGGGCGGCTGCCCGAGCAGCCCGCCGAGGTCCGCGCCCGGTACGTCTCGCACGCGCCGCCCGCGGCACTGGCGGTGACGCTCGACGCGCCCGCGTCCGTGTCGGCCGCCACGGCCGAGGTCACCGGCACCGCGCCGGCCGGCAGCCGGGTCGACCTCGCGGTGTCGGCCACCGACGCGGGAACGACAACGGTGCTGTCGACCCGGGCCTCGGCGGCGGGGACGTTCCGCGCGACGGTGCCGACCCCGCTCGGCGCGAACGTCGTCACGGCGGCCGCGACCGGCGCGGGCACCGGGTACGCGCAGAAGACGATCAGCTCGGACTTCGTCACCGGCACGGTCCTGCTCGACACGGCCGACCCGGACGGCGACGACAACGGCCCGGGCACGTTCACCTACCCGACGGCGGGCGACTTCCACGCCGGCGCGTTCGACCTGCAGCGTTTCCAGGTCATCGACTCGGGCGCGAACCTGGTGTTCCGGGCGCAGGTCCGCGACCTGTCCCCGACGTTCGGCTCGCCGCTGGGCGCCCAGCTGCTGACGATCTACGCGCACGACCCGGCCGCGACGGCGACGTCGACCGCGCCGCCGTTCCCGAGCCGGGCGTACGCGATCGCGCCGCAGGACGCGTGGAGCCGGCGCCTCGAGGTCCAAGGGTTCGCGGAACCGGCGCTCGTCGACGCTTCGGGTGCTTCGCTCGCTTCGCCGTCCGTGCAGGCTTCGCAGGCGACGCGGTACATCACGATCAGCGTGGCGAAGGCCGCGTTCGGGACGCCGTCGGCCGGGTGGACGTTCGCGGTCGTGCTGACCGGGCAGGACGGCAACTCCCCCGACCAGGCGAGGCCGTTCACGCCGACGGCCGGGCAGTACACGTTCGGCCTGTGCGCGGCGGGCGGCACCGCCCCGGTGTGCGCGGCGGACCCGGCGACGGCGCCGAAGGCGTTCGACGTGCTCACGCCGGCCGGGGTGGAGCAGGCGGTCGAGCTCGACCCGACCCGTGGACCGGTCCAGGTGCGCGGGGTACCGGTGGGCTGA
- a CDS encoding ATP-binding protein, producing MEELGSDGWRYRGTISPRTLPSLRRHLVSWLRRRAGEEVGRQADDVVLACWEAMANVLDHAYRGRPGLIDVRARVDDEVLVITVADQGRWESIAERADGGRGLRLIQALVDGLDLRSTDDGTVITLTWPFPVRRTA from the coding sequence GTGGAAGAGCTCGGATCGGACGGCTGGCGGTACCGCGGTACGATTTCTCCGCGCACGTTGCCGAGCCTGCGCCGTCATCTGGTTTCGTGGTTGCGGCGGCGGGCCGGCGAGGAGGTCGGCAGACAGGCCGACGACGTCGTGCTGGCGTGCTGGGAAGCAATGGCCAACGTCCTCGACCACGCCTACCGCGGCCGGCCGGGACTGATCGACGTCCGCGCCCGCGTCGACGACGAGGTGCTCGTCATCACCGTCGCCGACCAGGGCCGCTGGGAGTCGATCGCCGAGCGCGCGGACGGCGGCCGCGGCCTGCGCCTGATCCAGGCGCTCGTCGACGGGCTCGACCTCCGCTCCACCGACGACGGCACTGTGATCACCCTGACCTGGCCGTTCCCGGTGCGCCGCACCGCCTGA